From the genome of Papaver somniferum cultivar HN1 chromosome 2, ASM357369v1, whole genome shotgun sequence, one region includes:
- the LOC113351408 gene encoding uncharacterized protein LOC113351408: MAQAIWFASPFGLRIQGNNTMTFSSLIQQWMQRNDNYYPVSLGLMAICWAIWKIRNEKVFENKQNTVHGALKIAMSWFNLYYNPVTANELEEDDTTTNVSNDDNLTWKAPNSPFIKINVDATWKNGSFANTRVGRAENSLLAEDDGFLLAAELADHLGLHDIIIEEDCQIVVRCLTGSMKKTPWRLWKFQDDFKELITKFNNSKIRHVTEKRNFVAHSLAGYAFSHNVQTIWTNKQMPADIAALCLEDAI, encoded by the exons ATGGCTCAAGCTATATGGTTTGCATCTCCTTTTGGTCTGAGAATTCAAGGTAATAATACCATGACTTTCTCTTCTCTTATACAACAATGGATGCAAAGGAATGATAATTACTACCCAGTCTCCCTTGGATTAATGGCTATCTGCTGGGCTATATGGAAGATAAGAAATGAAAAGGTTTttgaaaacaaacagaacacagtTCATGGAGCTCTCAAAATAGCTATGTCCTGGTTCAACCTCTATTACAATCCTGTCACTGCTAACGAACTGGAGGAAGATGATACTACAACTAATGTCTCTAATGATGACAATCTCACATGGAAGGCACCTAATTCACCTTTCATCAAGATTAATGTGGATGCGACGTGGAAAAATGGATCTTTTGCAA ATACTCGGGTTGGAAGAGCAGAAAATTCTCTCTTGGCAGAAGATGATGGATTTCTCCTTGCAGCTGAACTGGCAGACCACCTGGGTTTGCATGACATCATTATAGAAGAAGACTGCCAAATTGTTGTCAGATGCCTTACAGGAAGTATGAAGAAGACACCCTGGAGACTTTGGAAATTTCAAGATGATTTCAAGGAGCTCATAACCAAGTTCAACAACAGCAAAATTAGACATGTCACTGAAAAACGAAACTTTGTTGCTCATTCTCTTGCCGGTTATGCATTCTCTCACAACGTCCAAACTATATGGACTAATAAGCAGATGCCTGCTGACATTGCAGCTCTCTGTCTAGAGGATGCTATCTAG